The Neofelis nebulosa isolate mNeoNeb1 chromosome 1, mNeoNeb1.pri, whole genome shotgun sequence sequence CTTAATTATTGTTTGATTGAAAGAAAAGGTTGGACTAACAAAACTCATGCCCCTCCTCATTCTGGTACTCTGATTTTAAATAGAGGGaaggagctcagagaagttacAGAGGTGACTCACAAAATTCCTCtgttacttgtttatttcttttttaagtttattcattatttattttaaaagaaacagagacagcactagtgggggaggggcagagaatgagggagagagagaatcccaagcaggctctgtgctaccagtgcagagcctgatatagggctggaactcacgaaactgtgacatcatgacctgagccaaaaccaagagtcagacacttaactgactgaaccacccaggtgactctggttattattaaaaaaaaaatttttttttaatgtttatttttgagaaagagagagagagcgctagcaggggaggggcagagagagagggagacaaagaatccaaagctggctccaggctctgagctgtcagcacagagccaaacgcggggctcaaacccacgagccgtgagatcattacGGCTGaagctgaagtctggtgcttaaccaactgagccacccaggcaccctaaccctggttattttttaaataataggagCTCATAAGGAAccagcactgttctaggcactggcaACAGAGTAGTGATAAGATAGATGTAGAAGTCCAGAGGGGGAGATaataaaaaatcaagttaaaaaaattaagtgatgaTAAGTACTATGCAGAGAATTGGAGTAATGATGTAGTAGAGTAGCTAGGGGGTTATTTCACATTGGTTGGTTGGGGATGGCCTTTCTGCGATGCTATTTAGACAGAGAACTCAATTACCAGAAAGGGCCAACCATGTGAAGATCAGGgagaagagcattccaagcagaaaGAAAGGCTAGGGCAAAAACGCTAAGGTTGACACAGACTTGTCTTGTTCAGTGGCAACAAAAGGAAGGCCAGTGTGGGTGAAAGGaagtgggagaggagaagagagctgGAAGGTAAGGTTAGGTAAGTGAGCAGGGACCAGGTCTTACAAGGACAGGTCTTATATGCCCTGGTTTCTAAACCAGGGCATATAAACTAGATCctaatctaaattttttttaatgtttatttatttttgaaggagagagagacagagtgggagccagggagcggcagagagagagggagatgcagaattggaatcaaactccaggctctgagctgatagcacagagcctgacacagggctcaaactcaagagctgtgagatcatgacctgagcccaagttggacgcttaaccggctaagccacccagacacccctaaactAGACCCTAATCTAAGTGCATTGGAGGTTGTTGGAAGAAGTTAAGCAGAGTAATGagatgatctcatttacaatattTAAGAGATGCTCCCATATAATGCCAATCGGCATTAGAATTACattatattcacacaatggaatgaTATATGGCAAGGAAAACAAGCTAGTTGCAACTTAATGGGTAAACTTTACTTAGTGGGTGAACTTCATAAAGGTAATATTGAGCAAAAGAAACtaagacaccaaaagcacatGTTGTGTGATTGAAAAGCAGGCAAAAGTAATCTCTAATGTTAGAAATCAAGACATTGGTTTCTTTCAGAGGGGTTGGTGCCTGGCAGAGGGCATCTGGGGCACTGGTAATGTGCTGGTTCCTTATCTGAGGTCTGGCTACACAgtgtattaaatttaaaattcattgtaCTGTACATTTTGATTAATACATGTTTCTGTATGttgtactttaataaaaaattattatcaaaCATGATATACAAATGACTaccaaacacatgaaaatatgctcaacatcattagttattagggaaatacaaatgaaaaccacagtaaTATACTATCTCACATCCATAAGGAtggctggttaaaaaaaaaaaaggaaaataagaattgaCAAATTGGTACCTTTGTACATTGCtaatgggaatgaaaaatggtgcagccactgtgaaaaacaatttGGCGATTCTtcacaaagttaaacatagaattaccatacgacccagaaatttcactcaTAGGTGTACACCTAAAAGAATTTTATGCAGGAATTTAAGCAAATACTTGTACATGgatgttcacagaagcattattcacaataaccaaagcATGGAAACAACCCTAATGTCCACCAGCTGATGGACTGATAAAATATGggatatccatacaatgaaatcttacccatccataaaaaagaatgaagtagtgATACACGCTGTAATGTGTATCAATatgttaggggtacctgggtgactcagttggttaagcatccaactctcgattttggctcggctcatgatttcacagtttatgggttcgagcacTACATCAGGGTCCTCACTGTGGttgaacctgcttgagattctctctcttcccatctgtctgccccttccctgtttatgcatgcatgtgctctctctcaaaataaataaacttaaaaaaaaagcaatatgttAGATGAAAGAAGCCACatacaaaatattacatattttatgattctatttacataaaatatctagaataggtaTCTGTAGAGacaaagcagattagtggttgccagagactaGAGAGGTTGGAAAAGGGAGAGTGACTATTTAATGGGTacgggtttccttttggggtcaTGAAAATATATTGGAATTAGATAGAAGTGATTGTTgtacaacattatgaatgtactGAATGCCACTTAATTATGCCCTttaagatggttaattttatgttgtatgaattttatctcaatggGAATGGTTTCCaacgtgtaaaaaaaaaaaaaaggtcattaaaAAAGATGGCTGCGGatgcgtaggtggctcagtcagttaagctccaacttgggctcaggtcatgatctcgtggttcatgagttcaagtcccaagtcaggctctgtgctgacagtttagagcttggagcctgcttcggattctgtgtctccctctctctctgcccttcccctgcttgtgtgctcgctctctcgctctctcaaaaataaaataaacattaaaaaattttttaaagaaagttggcTGCAACAGCAAAATGTTAGTTATGTAAGGTAAAGGATATATTAACTAATCTTATTGTCTTGAtcacttcacaatatatatgtaaatcaaatcatCACGTTGCCCACCTAAAACCTACACGATGTTTTATGTCCATTAAATTTCACTaaagctggaaaacaaaacaaaaaaaaagtatggctGAATGGTATGGGAGAATGAATTTGGAGGATGGAATCAAGGAGACCAATAAGGAGTCTTGGCAGTAGTTCAGACAAGAGCTGATGGTGGTTTGAGGGTGTGGTGATAGATGTGGAGAGAGGTGGACAGGTTCCTGATATATTGTGGAGTTGGCAGGACTTACTGGATTGAACATAGGatatgaaggaaagagaagaattaaaaatgacTCTTAGATGTTTTGCCTTGCAAAACTGGCAGCATGATGGCTACCTTTTGACAAGGATGCTAAGTCCTAGGATGTAGGGAAGATCCACAAGGCTGACCTATAAACCAACATCGGTATTATTGAGTGACAGAATCAGCAAAAGTtccccaacaccaacaccaaaCAGTTCCCCCGTAAAGGTATTTTAAAGTGACTTTTAATGGAAGCCTCAGAGTTGTCGCTGACTCTCATTTAGCACTCCCATGCACATTGTCAACTCTCTGGTTATTATACTAGCCCTGCCTGTGCATTGCTCTGCCAAGGGCCCTCTTCCCTGTGCCTGGCAGGGTCATATCAGGCTCAGCTTCGGACAACAGTCCCCCTCCTTCTCTTAGGAGGCTGAGCAGCCTCTCTTCAAATCCACCTCTTCTTGGGCCTCATCTATTCTGTCCAGATTGTGACAGCTGCAGATTCTTTACTCCTACTGGGCTTTTCTCTCCACTTATTCCTAAAGGCCTCTATGCCACCCCAAGACTTTCCTGCCCAAGGTTTCATCTTGAATCCTCTACTCCACCTCACAACTTGTTACTCCCAGGCAGCTACTCTGACCTTATGTGAGCCTCACctggtctctcttcctccacAGCAGACCCTCTCCCTATAGGGGGCCGGCTCATGAACAGCTGTATTCAGGCCAGGAGGAAGTGCCAGGCTGATCCTGTTTGCAGTGCTGCCTACCACCACCTGAATTCCTGCACCTCTAGTATAAGCACCCCGTCACCCACACAGGAACTTTTGGTCCCTGAGGACTGCAGGGAGGCAGCAAAGCACCTCAGGAATAGCTCTCTGATGAGCTGCACATGCCATCGGCGCATGAAGAACCAAGTTGCCTGCCTGGACATTTACTGGACCATTCACCTTGCCCGCAGCCTTGGTGAGGCCCCCCTCATAGAGTGGACTAAGCTAAGGAAGATGACTCTTGTGGGGTGGTTGTTTAATCCTACAGGATATAGGCTGCATGGTAGATTCTGGCTGGGATGGTAATGAAGCTCTGCACTTGACATCTACAAGTAGAGGGAGGAATTGGCAGTATTCTTTTGGGCACCCACAGCgctgctctctcttcttcctaCTTCCCCCTTTCCTACCTGGCAACATGTAGCTGCCTCTTGGCAGAGCTCTGAACCAGACTGTGGCCCAACCTGGGGAGCTCCTGGGACAGAAGTGTATGGAGAAAAGGTGGAGGAAAATGGTCTTAACCCGTACACAGATTCCAAATACAACGTAATCCATAAattcagagagagtgggaaacagcATCCTGGTCCTGCCTTTAACAGAAAGGATACTCGTTAACCAGACAGAAGATAGTGAGAGAGAAGGACTAGAAGAGCCAAAGAGAGGAGCTTCTTCTGACTCTTTCCAGAGACGCCTCTCTGTATTAGTCAGCTTTTACTGGACTGTGCTGCAGTAACAAGACAGTGATTTGTAAAACAAAGTTTTCATtcttgctcatgttctgtgttAACTATTTCATGTATCTTCTTCATTCTGGGATCCTGGCTGAAGGTACGGCCTccatctggaatgttcttttcTCATGGCAGAGGGAAATGAGTAATGGCAGAAGCAAATGATGCCTTTAAAAGCTACTCAGATGTTACATAAAATACTAACACTCACATTCCACAAACAAAGCAGATCACATGGCCAAGCCTGAATCCCTGGTGAGAGGAAGTATACTCTTCCCACAGGAGACCCTGAAAATCACATGGCAGTAAGTGTGGCAACCTAAGAGTTCTATCCAAATAGTATAGCAGGCTTCCAGACTAGGATCTTGTGATAATTTCTTTGTCAGGTGTGGATAGGACTCCCCTTGATCTAGTTAACTGTGGACAAAAAGGACCAGTCATCTGCCTGCCTCCAACATATTCTCAGTATACATCAGTGGAACAGGGACTGGAGAACCACCACAAACACTCTCAGAAAGAGGAGGAATGAGAAGCACACAACAGACATTACTTCATAGCTGTTCTGAAGTCCTCTGCACAAATTGTTGTCTAAGGGCCATCTTCCCTGGGAGTAGGAATTGCTCTTTAATAAGGCCCTGCTTTTGCTCCCTGGGACAGTTGCTTTATCTGTTGTTCTCCAGGGCTCttggcccagccccctccccatgaCAGGTTTCTTTGGCCATATCTGAGAAGGATATTGGAGACTCTCACCTCTTTGAGGAGTGAACAGCATTCTCAGCTTGCTGCCTACCTGAGAAACGTTGGGGCATTTTAAGTCTCCATTAGAGTCTATTTGAATCCTGGCTGGTGGCTCTTAGCAGTACAACTTTCTCAAAACATAATTGctttttttatatctttggtttCTGTCACCTCTGGTGCCAGTAGCCTTCCCTATAATTCTTTTCAAGACATATATCTCTTTCTAGACTTAATTAGAAGTATCTTGCTCTTATCAGAGGGAGAGCCACTACCCTAGTCTTTTTTCCCTGAGCATAACTGGCAGGATTTATTGATACCATCTTAATCAGTGAGAGATCTCCACAAAGGGCATGATAGCCATATACTTGAATCGGTCTTTGCCCCAAGGCTGAGTCTTAATGGACCTTATTactcaaagcatttttttaattttatatttgaatatttgaatatgaAAAACAGTTCCATCTCTTAATCCTGCAAATCCtgaaatttctggatttttttcttttctttttcctctctattTGCAAACTGATCAATTCTTCTCTGAGCTTAACTTTCTTGTAGTACCTTGCAACATGCCAATGGCAATCAAGACATAttagtaaaggggcacctgggtggctcagtcagttaagctcctgacttgggctcaggtcatgatcttttagttcgtgagttcgtgccccacattgggctctgtgctgacagcttgcaacagttgggagcctggagcctacttcacattctgtctccttctctctctctgcccccccaccccccactcacactcttgtctctcaaaaataaataaacatttaaaaattaaaaaaagaagacatactaGTAACCTTCTGCTTCTCAGCTTCTTTTCCTTAAAGCACAAGCTCATTCAATATAACATCTTCCTTCCAAGTTATTGCAGGCAACAGTTTTCCCAAATGCTTTCCCACTGCATATTGAGGACTGCCATTTTTCATACTTCAGGAACAGCTTATTTACATCCACTCACTGCCCAGTCCCAAAGccaataaaattttagatttttagatctcagatcttagatttttttttgttactgcaGCACTCATTTCTAGataccaattaaaattttttaatttttatttttatttaatttatttttttaagtaggctccatgcccagtgtggaacccaacatggggcttacacgcccagtgtggaacccaacatggggcttacactcatgaccctgagatcaagacctgagctgagatcaagagtcagatgcttaaccgactgagccacccagacaaccccaccaattacatttttaataagaatttgcCAGGTTATGCTGCAGTAATAACCAACCAACCCCCACATATCTGGCctcctagaaaaaaatttaatttttgttcatgttACACATCGGCTGTGGGCTTCCTTGAGTGGGATTTGTCTTTGCCCTACCTGTCTTCTTCATTTGATGATCCAGGCTGCTAGAGGGAAAAGAGCAGCAGCAAGACCATGTGATGGTTCTTAAAGCTTCTGCTCAGATGTGATTTATGTCACTTCAGCTCACAATCCACAagccaaagcaaatcacatggGCAATCCTTATAGTAGGGTGTGAAAGTATACtcctctctggggcgcctgggtggcgcagtcggttaagcgtccgacttcagccaggtcacgatctcgcggtccgtgagttcgagccccgcgtcaggctctgggctgatggctcagagcctggagcctgtttccgattctgtgtctccctctctctctgcccctcccccattcatgctctgtctctctctgtcccaaaaataaataaaaaacgttgaaaaaaaaaattaaaaaaaaaaaaaaaaagaaagtatactcCTCTCATAGGGGCCCTGAAAGTCACATGGCAACtgaggtgggggtgtgtgtgtataatcttcTCATAGGGTGGGTAGCTAGCAAATAGCTGGAAACAGTAATGCAATTTACCACCCTTTTTGTTCCCTGTTTTCCACTCCTCATCCTAATCAGTTCTCTTTCAGAACTTCCCGAGACTTCTCCCTAGATCCTCTTGTCTTCTTGCCTTTCCCCTTGGGAGCTTTCAGGGCTTCCCAGATATCCAGACCATCCTTTCCTACTTGCTTGACCTCATCCATATTTTTTCCTCCCTATAGATGCATTCTCAAAGGCAAACTGGGTGACACTTTGCACTCTTTCATCCTTCTCTTCCAACAAGattagccaacatttattgagtacctactgtgtctATGAGCTATGCAGTGACTTTATGATCTATTATGTCCCCTTAAGGAGCCCACAGCCCCTCCTGTTCCCAGCCTCCAATCTGGTCCTCAGGATTCTTATCACCTTGTCTCTAGGTGACTATGAACTGGATGTCTCCCCCTATGAAGACACTGTGACCAGAAAACCCTGGAAAATGAATCTCAGCAAACTGAACATGCTCAAACCAGGTGTGGAGGGCAGTCTGAGGTTGGGACATGAGGGATGGACCTGGACCCTGAAGGAAGGGTGGCTGATGGGGAACACAAGCCAGACGGAGGGCGTGTTGGGAGAGAGTTCTAGCCTGCCACGTAACTAAAGAAGCATTGTGTCAGGGTGGAAGTCTGAGCTGTGAGCATTTGTGGTCTTATATGTCAACAAATAGTTAATAGGGAGGCCATTAGGGCTCCTTGGTTCCAAAAGGTGGGTCTCTACAAAGCGTTTGATGGAGTGGCAGcagtcccagaaaaaaaaatgctgaaataaaGTAGTTACCCTCATTCGAGGCAGCCAGGAAAGTAGCTTTTTGTCCCTGAAGACTAGGAAATTGCTTGTTTTCATACCATTTTAATGGGATGGGTGAGGTGTTGGGCAGGGAAAATGGTGAGAAAGAATGTGACTGCTCAGGGGTTACTCAGGGTGGGGAGCCATCAGTCTGGCAAGgactaaaatgcattttttttttttttggaaagtgaGGCTCTTGTGTTAATTggaaaggcacacacacacagacactcattttttgagaaagataggaGCTTTGTTGTACAGTTAGTCCTGTATATTGGAATtagtattttgagagaaaagtgTAGAGATTTATGCATAAACACTTATTTATAAGGAATCTGGGAATAACCTGTTCCATTTACTCCATTGTTCTGACTGCTGGAATGTTGTCAATAAAAATATTGCCATAATTTCCCCAGCCTCAGAGCACAGGGAACTTTTATGCATGCATCAATCATTAAAAGCAGACAGGTAATATTAAAAATGGGCCGAATAGatgcaaaaccaaacaaaaatcctCAGCAGAATTTAGTTGCATATGTTTTGGACAGTTCAGAAAGTGCTTTAGAATGTTGTAGGGCCTCTAGATGATGATTTCCACCATGAGACTTCAATCCACCATGGGATTGAGGAAAGGGTTTTGGTTATTTGAGCTTTCTGGCCACTTCAAGTCTAGGTAAATGAGTGTAAGATATGTATAtggcctattttattttatttattttattttattttattattatttttttaacatgtaggAAAGCTGAGGAGTAGGATGGGGGAAGCTCACAAATACCAGATATAGTTTATGGGTAGAGGGAAAGCCTAGGATTCGCAGTGGACTTATTCCAGGGAGTCCTACCTTTCCTCCTACCCCCACCACCATCCTTGTTAAATCCGAGGTTTGCAGGGGTTCCTAGCAAAACTGGGCTGCACGTTTGCAGAGAGGACTGGTGACTTGGTGCCCTTATCCCCGCAGACTCAGACCTCTGCCTCAAGTTTGCCATGCTATGTACTCTTAATGATAAGTGTGATCGGCTGCGCAAGGCCTATGGGGAAGCGTGCTCGGGATCCCGCTGCCAGCGCCACATCTGCCTCCATCAGCTCCGCGCCTTCTTCGAGAAGGCTTCGGAGCCCCACGCTCAGGGCCTCCTGTTGTGCCCCTGCGCACCGGCCGACCAGGGCTGCGGGCAACGCCGGCGCAACACCATCGCTCCCAGCTGCGCTCTGCCGTCTGGGGCCCCCAACTGCCTGGAGCTGCAGAGCCTCTGCGTCGCTGACCCGCTGTGCAGGTGCCGGTGCTGGGGCGGGAGGGCTGGGTGTGGGTAAGGGCGCAGTGCACGCCACTCCTTATGGGTGCTTTCCTGTGCAGAGCTGGGCTTGCCCCCCAGAGGCCGTGGACTGACTTCACCCTGTACTATTTTCTGAAAACCCTGTgatcaaaaaaaattgttttcctttgtgtaaaaacttcagaaaatataaaacgtATAAAATCCATCAGAATCTATCACCTGAAGATAATCTACATACTTTTGGGAGcgtttccttccagtcttttttgtATACCCATAAACAAAACTGGATTCTCTAGAAATATAtttgtaccttctttttttttcacttatgtgCGTATCTCCTGAGCATTTTTCCATGGAGGCAGCAGGGAACAGTGGTGAAGacaggctctgaagtcagacagaTGTGAATTTAAATCCTGGGGCTGTTCGATTTTGAGCCCGTCACTTTAAGCTAAAATTCCATCACTTAACCTAACGTTCCTCTGAGTCCTCTGTAAAAAGTGGGATAATAATACAGACCTCATGGGATTCTGGTGAGCgttaaattacataatttatgTAGAGTGCTTAGCTTACTGGTGCagaataagtgctcaataaatggtgggtgcttattttgtgttttactgTCCTTTTGgcaacttgatttttaaatgcctACATTGCATTCCATTTTACGGATGCCCCATTCTTTATTTAATCCTTCCTCAATTGTTGGATGTTTAGGTTGctttttttattgctataaatAATGCAGTAAATATCACTTGTTCATTAATCTTTGTGCACAAATCTAACTATTACTTAGGATGTGTGGCCATAACTGCCATTACCAAATCAAAGTACACAACTGTTGGTAAGGTGTTTGATATGTATTGTCcagaaaatttgaaattctgaCCTggctttcctctgccttctcaggACAAAACATTCACCAAATTGAAGTTATCATCCACTCAAGTAGAATTCGTTGACAGTGAGAGTCACTTATTTTGCAGCCTGGTTCTACCCCTTATTTCTCCGTAACCTTGGgcaaagttatttaacctctctgagctccactTCCTTCTTCTGTAAAATACTACATAAAAGCTCTCA is a genomic window containing:
- the GFRA3 gene encoding GDNF family receptor alpha-3 isoform X1 — encoded protein: MVRPPNPRPLAPLFLLLLLLPLPLGAADPLPIGGRLMNSCIQARRKCQADPVCSAAYHHLNSCTSSISTPSPTQELLVPEDCREAAKHLRNSSLMSCTCHRRMKNQVACLDIYWTIHLARSLGDYELDVSPYEDTVTRKPWKMNLSKLNMLKPDSDLCLKFAMLCTLNDKCDRLRKAYGEACSGSRCQRHICLHQLRAFFEKASEPHAQGLLLCPCAPADQGCGQRRRNTIAPSCALPSGAPNCLELQSLCVADPLCRSRLVDFQTHCHPLDILGTCATEQSRCLRAYMGLIGTAMTPNFVSNVNISVALSCTCRGSGNRQEECEQLEESFSHNSCLMEAIAAKMRFHSQLFSQDWADSTFSVMERQRQSEFQSPIRNYQMQKESWKSSCTTLSFYKGEN
- the GFRA3 gene encoding GDNF family receptor alpha-3 isoform X2 gives rise to the protein MVRPPNPRPLAPLFLLLLLLPLPLGADPLPIGGRLMNSCIQARRKCQADPVCSAAYHHLNSCTSSISTPSPTQELLVPEDCREAAKHLRNSSLMSCTCHRRMKNQVACLDIYWTIHLARSLGDYELDVSPYEDTVTRKPWKMNLSKLNMLKPDSDLCLKFAMLCTLNDKCDRLRKAYGEACSGSRCQRHICLHQLRAFFEKASEPHAQGLLLCPCAPADQGCGQRRRNTIAPSCALPSGAPNCLELQSLCVADPLCRSRLVDFQTHCHPLDILGTCATEQSRCLRAYMGLIGTAMTPNFVSNVNISVALSCTCRGSGNRQEECEQLEESFSHNSCLMEAIAAKMRFHSQLFSQDWADSTFSVMERQRQSEFQSPIRNYQMQKESWKSSCTTLSFYKGEN
- the GFRA3 gene encoding GDNF family receptor alpha-3 isoform X3; this encodes MVRPPNPRPLAPLFLLLLLLPLPLGAADPLPIGGRLMNSCIQARRKCQADPVCSAAYHHLNSCTSSISTPSPTQELLVPEDCREAAKHLRNSSLMSCTCHRRMKNQVACLDIYWTIHLARSLGDYELDVSPYEDTVTRKPWKMNLSKLNMLKPDSDLCLKFAMLCTLNDKCDRLRKAYGEACSGSRCQRHICLHQLRAFFEKASEPHAQGLLLCPCAPADQGCGQRRRNTIAPSCALPSGAPNCLELQSLCVADPLCRSRLVDFQTHCHPLDILGTCATEQSRCLRAYMGLIGTAMTPNFVSNVNISVALSCTCRGSGNRQEECEQLEESFSHNSCLMEAIAAKMRFHSQLFSQDWADSTFSVMERQNKNPALMPQPWVPSLFSCTLTLILLLSLW